One Dysosmobacter welbionis DNA segment encodes these proteins:
- a CDS encoding DUF6881 domain-containing protein — protein MIEYIKLFWEGAPDGEPAVILYEVDTENEWLVLRSIDIFADGRTRNIPDLYDGAIEITPIPTVDELNAHVWGEEFHACVIEKAEFESIWETHTYDGALK, from the coding sequence ATGATCGAGTACATCAAACTCTTTTGGGAGGGCGCACCGGATGGAGAGCCAGCGGTCATCCTCTATGAAGTGGATACCGAAAATGAGTGGCTGGTCCTCCGCTCCATCGACATCTTTGCAGATGGCCGCACCCGCAACATCCCTGACCTTTACGACGGCGCCATCGAGATTACACCGATCCCCACCGTGGATGAGTTGAACGCCCATGTCTGGGGTGAGGAGTTCCACGCCTGTGTAATAGAGAAAGCAGAATTTGAGTCCATCTGGGAAACTCACACCTATGATGGAGCGTTAAAGTAA
- a CDS encoding Imm51 family immunity protein, giving the protein MKDFCQYGNRRDDEWEILPWIPDPRPPFKIWVKPEQIAPFFLIPHHPYAISLLLKISDGFRTEKFRRLGLTGSSADWERLVRGVIQEFEENNSGVDLFHFDSDEDVFCVYSQYIDDLMLLSKMIRAACDNEKTMGMYLNMSEAAKA; this is encoded by the coding sequence ATGAAAGACTTTTGCCAATACGGAAATCGTCGGGATGACGAATGGGAAATCTTGCCCTGGATACCTGATCCGCGCCCGCCCTTCAAAATCTGGGTAAAACCAGAGCAGATCGCGCCATTCTTTCTCATTCCCCACCACCCCTATGCGATCTCCCTTCTGCTAAAGATCAGCGACGGATTCCGGACAGAGAAATTCCGACGGCTGGGACTGACAGGCAGCAGCGCGGATTGGGAGCGGCTTGTCCGGGGCGTGATCCAGGAGTTCGAGGAAAATAACAGCGGCGTGGATCTGTTTCACTTTGATTCCGACGAGGATGTGTTCTGCGTGTACTCCCAATACATCGACGATTTGATGCTACTGTCCAAAATGATCCGGGCGGCCTGTGACAATGAAAAAACGATGGGGATGTATCTGAACATGAGCGAGGCTGCGAAAGCATGA
- a CDS encoding DUF4241 domain-containing protein has product MAEKELALCDECGSLFFKGSSQMMGLCPECAHILYGYPNCDHHFQDGRCVNCYWDGSKSVYIKKQNQQEETDMPTTEWLNKYESIKDKLTCKVDLEAHFTEKVIGNMAVDVLDIGTVHFPTGQIFACDPLVELEDTLPFLQTIPAGTYPVKICVVPSEKYGDRYACVKVEVSREKPVRYELGMVGNENLDAALGDDDYFGFGVDAGMGCIADIQTQAAFKTYWAKRLEEDPDIDPYNDLFCDLLEENAQAHPKYQGDCGDWLNWTVPDTDCNLPIFSSGWGDGYYPVYFGYDAKGEVCAVYVRFIDIEASYKEQA; this is encoded by the coding sequence ATGGCAGAAAAAGAACTGGCCCTTTGTGATGAGTGCGGCAGCCTGTTTTTCAAAGGCTCCTCACAGATGATGGGGCTGTGCCCGGAATGTGCCCATATTCTCTACGGCTACCCGAATTGTGACCATCATTTTCAGGATGGCCGGTGTGTGAACTGCTACTGGGACGGCTCAAAGAGTGTGTACATCAAGAAGCAGAATCAACAGGAGGAAACTGATATGCCTACGACCGAATGGCTGAACAAATACGAATCCATCAAGGATAAACTGACCTGCAAAGTTGACTTGGAGGCCCATTTTACAGAAAAAGTGATTGGGAATATGGCGGTGGATGTGCTGGACATCGGCACCGTCCATTTCCCCACCGGGCAAATCTTCGCCTGTGATCCGCTGGTGGAGCTGGAGGACACTCTGCCGTTCCTTCAAACGATCCCCGCCGGGACTTACCCGGTAAAGATCTGCGTGGTGCCCAGTGAAAAATACGGCGACCGCTACGCCTGCGTCAAGGTGGAGGTCAGCCGGGAAAAGCCTGTCCGCTATGAACTGGGCATGGTGGGCAACGAGAATCTGGACGCGGCACTGGGAGATGATGACTACTTCGGTTTCGGCGTAGATGCCGGAATGGGGTGTATTGCAGACATCCAGACCCAGGCGGCTTTCAAAACATACTGGGCCAAGCGGCTGGAGGAGGACCCGGACATCGACCCCTACAACGACCTGTTCTGCGACTTACTGGAGGAAAACGCCCAAGCCCACCCCAAATATCAGGGGGACTGCGGCGACTGGCTCAACTGGACCGTGCCGGACACGGACTGCAACCTGCCCATCTTCTCCTCTGGCTGGGGTGACGGTTACTATCCCGTCTACTTCGGCTATGATGCAAAGGGCGAAGTCTGCGCCGTGTATGTGCGCTTCATTGACATTGAAGCCAGCTACAAGGAGCAGGCGTAA
- a CDS encoding NTF2 fold immunity protein yields the protein MEWPKRARTADWENGVLTLDREKKFETPELTAEIMERLARYTLVGFHVKGCPVTDELLAPFAGHKSMVNFGVEDGALTDACFPVFSAMPKLRYLLLDGNAAIHGSGLPALQGCKLDLLTLNRTGLDDAGLLQAASIPKLSHIQIDHTAVTYEGLLAIAGNNRIEPVAHMQFTKEQMEHFSQLQREKAKNPVQLDKQAVEECRRVLSAFFAEMTEWEQYMEQAGFEDAQAVPRLLAIWEKYVSEKPRPGYRPLGLSYSAQGTYKGEEFLDAEQITKNKLCIYTREKNTGFDRRFLMKRVGEGWMIDAVQERLNGWQRSEL from the coding sequence ATGGAATGGCCAAAACGGGCGCGGACGGCGGACTGGGAAAACGGCGTCCTGACCCTGGATAGGGAAAAGAAATTTGAGACCCCGGAGCTGACCGCAGAGATCATGGAGCGGCTGGCCAGGTACACCCTGGTTGGCTTTCATGTAAAAGGCTGTCCTGTGACCGATGAACTGCTTGCCCCCTTTGCTGGTCACAAAAGCATGGTCAATTTCGGCGTGGAGGACGGCGCCCTCACCGACGCCTGTTTCCCTGTTTTCTCCGCTATGCCCAAACTGCGCTATCTTTTGTTGGACGGCAACGCCGCCATCCACGGCAGCGGCCTGCCCGCCTTGCAAGGCTGCAAGCTGGACCTTCTCACCCTCAACCGCACCGGGCTGGATGATGCCGGTCTGCTCCAGGCGGCCTCCATCCCCAAGCTCTCCCACATCCAGATCGACCATACCGCCGTTACCTATGAGGGCCTGCTGGCCATCGCTGGCAACAACCGCATCGAGCCGGTGGCCCATATGCAATTCACCAAGGAGCAGATGGAACACTTCTCCCAGCTCCAGCGGGAAAAGGCCAAAAATCCCGTCCAGCTGGATAAGCAGGCGGTGGAAGAATGCCGCAGGGTGCTGTCCGCTTTCTTTGCTGAGATGACGGAGTGGGAGCAGTATATGGAGCAGGCTGGATTTGAAGATGCCCAGGCTGTGCCCCGCCTGCTGGCAATCTGGGAAAAGTATGTGAGCGAAAAGCCCCGCCCGGGCTACCGGCCTCTGGGCCTCTCATACAGTGCCCAGGGTACCTACAAAGGGGAAGAATTCCTTGACGCGGAGCAGATCACCAAGAACAAGCTCTGCATCTACACCAGAGAGAAAAATACCGGCTTTGACCGCCGCTTCCTCATGAAGCGTGTGGGCGAGGGCTGGATGATCGACGCGGTGCAGGAGCGGCTGAACGGCTGGCAGCGCTCGGAATTGTGA